One Rhinoraja longicauda isolate Sanriku21f chromosome 19, sRhiLon1.1, whole genome shotgun sequence genomic window, cagtattattccCAGTTTTGAGTCTGGCTCTAATGGGATTTTCAGTGTATTGGAGAAAACGTTGAATATTTCCGTCCAAAAACTTTCTATTTCTGCACATAGTACGAAACTATGGATTAAagtggcttcttgaaattgacacttatcgcaaagacgagaagcactggggaaaattttgttcagtttggtttttgaatagtataacctgtacagcactttgaactgtatcaggcaatgtctggcatttaaggagcaaatatggatatgttgtaaactttcgtcccatatATCATTGGAAATTTATTGACCCATCTCATCTTCCCATGCACGCCTGTAAATCTCAGATGATGGGGAGTTGATGTTTTGAAGAGCATTGTAAATGTAGGTTATCAACTTCTCTGTATCTGCATGTCCATTCAAACGTTCGTCAAGTTCATCTGGACTTGCAGTGTTGTAGTCTTGCATGTATGTTTTCACATAGTCCCTAAcctgaagatatctgaaaaaCTTATTCGTATTGAAATCGTATTTCACCCGCAACTCTTGGATGGAGGAAAAAGTCCCCTTCCAGTGTAGGTCTCCCACAGTATTAATTCCTTTGTTCTTCCATTGGGTGAAGACACCGTCTAAAGTAGAGGGTTTAAAAGAGGGGTTATATGCAATAGGAAGGGGGAGAGACATGTCTCTCAATTTAAGACTGAACTTCAACTGTTTCCAGATAAGAATAGTACCATGAATTATAGGGTTATAATCGTACATTGACTTAATCAGGGTTATTGCAGACAGAACAATCTGGaacaaggcaaacaatcttctctttccatttttagccaattggcctgttggtatgaatcatccaaccagaagTTTATGGTTTTAATATTCGTTTCTCAGTAGTAAGaaagaaaattgggtaaagctAGTTCTCCATTCTCTTTGGATTTGCACAAGTGCCGTTTATGTATTCGGTGACttttgtagtcccatataaagttagtaacaatggaatcaatttttttaaagaaagatttgGGAAGATATAACGGTattgtctgaaataaatataaaagctgCGGGATAAAAATCATCTTTAAGGCATTCAATGTGCCAAGGAGGGAAAtaggcagtgttttccaaaattgagtATTGTATCCGTATATGACTGGGTGGGACCTGATGCTCTCAGTGAGTGGTTCTGTGGCTAATGCGAATAGCATCGGGGAGAGCACATCCTTGTGTAATACCCCTGAATAAGcaaaatttagatgagagggtttGATTGGTTAATATTCTGGTGTTCGCGTTCCCATATAAAAGCTTCAGCCATAAGATAAAGTTTTCGCCTAATTGGAATTTTCCCAGCGCTGTGAAAAGATAATACCAATCCAATGCGCTGATTGTGAGGTCTTTATTCGGGATTCTATGtgagtaaattatattaaacagacGTCTCAGATTAAAGAATGAGTGTCGTTTAGGTGTGAACCCGGCTTGGTCTGAGTGCACAAGTTTGCCAATGACTAGGCTGAGTCTACGAGCCAGAGTCTTGGCTAGGATCTTCTGATCGGTATTTAAAAGGGCAATTGCTCTGTACCCGGCTCTTATAGATTCTTATCCTTTTTCGGAATTAATGTAATAAATGACTCTGCTGGAGTGTGCGGTAAAGTGTGTTCCTTGAACGCTTGGATACAGACATTGTAGACGTAGGGAAATTATATCGTTAAATGCTTTGTAAAATTCATTATTGATCCCGTCTGGGCCAGGAGTTTTTCCATTTTTCAATGATTTACTCGTCTCTGAAATGTTATCTCTGAACCCAACTCGTTACGTTCGGTCTCACTGAGGGTTGGAAGATTGCACTTATCCAGAAAAGTCTGCATCATCACTGTGTCGGCTGTTGTTTGAGATGAGTaaagggtttggtaaaattgttgaaaTCTTTTGTTGATATCTTTGGGCAGTGAAAGCAGTTTTCCTTTTTCCGATCTAATTTTATGTATTGTACGGTCATTTTCTAATTTGCGAAGTTGTCTTGCTAAAGGTTTATGGGGTTTATCGCCGAATTCAAAGTATTTATGATTGGTAAATTGAAATTGCCTACTGATTTTAGCTGAGAGTATCTGGTtgtcagtctgtcctgttcactcacctggcagccacgcccaccacattaagccaactcccctcacctgttcactcacctgctccagatcaccaatcaagccagcatataagcccgtcctgcacacacactctttgccagatgttCTTAGCCCTGATACAAGactccagcattctctcggactgatttcccgttgccgaccctgcctgctcctgaccttcatcgccctggtgaacgcctcagtcttctgtcctcgaccacgagcaggtaaaGCTCTTTCGAAAACGATTTcctggttccgtgtgctgcatttgggtctacctgcggtccgttacataacaatctggcaaagagtgtgtgtgcaggaagggtttatatgctggcttgattggtgatctggagcaggtgagtgaacaggtgaggggagttggcttaatgtggtgggcgtggctgccaggtgagtgaacaggacagacagtGACActggtttaatttgtatttaagtgcagctatcttgttatgttttcctatggatgggtcggcagcattttctgagtcgaactgttttatttgtttttctagTTCCTGTTGCTCTGCATTTATTCTCTTGTTCTGCGATGCTTGGTAAGAAATAATGCAGCCTCTAAGGAAggctttaaaggtttcccaaaGCAATGTTGGAGAAATGCCAGGGGTGTCATTTGTCTCAAAGAAGATTTCCATCTGTAACTTCAGATATTCACAAAATTTAGCCTCTGCGGGTATttgtggattaaatctccaacacggctgtctttttgccattccttccagtttcacagagaatgtaagagggcaatgatctgaaataaaaatatggtGATATTTTGAGTTGTGGGTATGTGGCAGGAGTTTAGAATAGAccagaaaataatctattcttgtatATACTTTATGGGCACCTGAGTAGAAAGAATACTCTCTTCCTGAGGGATTGGTAATCCTCcatacatcttttatatttgtgttgtttatatGCGTATTCAAAAGTTCACTGGACTTGGATATAATTCTTCTACGGAATGAAGATCTGTCTAAGTATTGCTCTAATACACAATTTAGATCACCCCCAATTATCAAATTGGACTGTAATATATCTGGGATtaaattaaatactttattgaaaAATTGGGGCTTATCAAAATTTATGTTCACCAAAGTCAGTGAGGTTGAATACACTTCTCCGGTCACTGCGAGAGATGTGCCGTCCTTATCAACTATTGTAGATTTATGTTTGAACGGGGTACATTTGCGGATGAAGATTGCGGTACCCCTGGCTTTTGAGGGAAAGGTGGAGTGGTACAGCTGTCCAATCCACCTGCGCCTCAGCCTGTTATGTGAGTCATTCTTGATGTGAATCTCCTGGAGGAATATTATGTCAGTGGAAAGGGATTTTAAGTGAGCTAGTATTTTACCCCTTTTTATTGgttcattccaactacaaaaggtAAGTCCTTTCCCCACAGTTTTGCTTGCTAGATCATCTTGCATAGTTAGTGTATGTGTCTTCTGCTGAAATATATTttccagttgatatttttaaagcagagatagatagattctagattagtacatgtgtcagaggttatggggaaatggcaggagaatgggtttaagagggagagctcgataagccatgattgaatgacggagtagatttcatgggccgaatggcctacttcttccgctatcacttatgatgttatAACCGATGACATTATGATCTTTCTCTGCATATtaatgcacctatctaaaagactcATCAACGCTGTTCTCTGATCTGCGTTCCAGGCGCCCACTACCCTATGTGTATAAGCATATGTATAAGCATGCCCCAGAGAGTTCAAAAGCTGAAAGCAGATGCTCGAATGAATGTTTTTATAGTGAGCCTGGTGCGTACTAAGAACTCGCTGCCGCCTGCAGTCCTGGAAGCAGATACTATAGTGCCGTTTATTGGGCTTTTgggtcggcacatggatatgaaggaggGTGGATGCGTATGCCTCACCTGCATtagaggagattagcttaacttCATGTTCGGTGCGGGcattgtgtgccgaagggcctgttccggtgctgaactgttctatgttctatgttgtcaTCTGCGATGTGTCTTCTTCAATGACGCCGTCGCTCTGAACGTAGTCTCTGTTCCATCTCTCATACATGGCGGCAGATACGCTAATTAGTTGTGCTTTGTGCTTCAtccagcgaacgtgctgacggctgcgatcctgtgccggggaaagtgcggtctcaccaaaggaatcacccgctacatggtggcgatggcgaCGTCCGACCTGCTCGTGGTCATTCTTCATGTGCTCCTACAAGGAATCTACAGCTACTACACCCctaactccttcctctccctcagcgcagTTTGTCCCTCATACGTACACTTGCGGATCTCCAGCGTGGACTACTCCGTCTGGTTAACcgtgtccttcacctttgaccgttttgtcagcatttgctgcccgaagctgagactcacctattgcACGGGTAGGACGGCCACCGTGGtaattgtgtccttgtgcgcgctgagctgcttAAAGTACATCCCCTTTCAATTCATGTACGAGCCACGCTTCACCATGGACAATGTGAACTGGGGGTGCCGGCCCAAACCAGACTACTTCACCTCCATGTGGTGGGTGGCTTTCACCTGGCTATGTAGCATCTCTCTCTCCTTACTCCCTTTCGGCCTCATCCTACTGCTGAACGGGCTGACGGTCCGGAACATCGTAGCGGCCAGCAGGGTCCGCCGGCGCCTGAAGACGTTGGAATGCAAGGACAGCGAGGCGGAGAACCGGCGCAAGTCCATGGTTTTACTTTTCACCGTGTCCGCCTCCGCCATATTACTCTGGACGACGCCAACGGTGACTTGGATCTCTACACGAGCCACAATCAATTTCGTGGGCTCGGACCTCACAAGCCCCTCGCACATTGCCAATGAAGTGGGAATCTTACTCACTCGGGTCAGCTGCTGTGTCAACACCTGTATCTATGCAATGACCCAAAGCAAGTTCAGAGAGGAAATAAAGAACGGGATTAAGTTTCTAGCTCGTTTCATCATTAACCCGCGTAACTCGCGATGCAATGAGCCGGGAGCTGGAGTTCGATTATGACACCTCTGTTCATAATTTAAAGTAAAATGGAGCAGGGAATGAAATCGGGAAAAATAAACATCTCAAGGGCGAAGAACAACGCTGAATGGTGGGAATGGGAGATGCAATGAACCTGTAGGTTTTTTGATGACTACATAGAACGagcataggcccttcagcccataccaGACTATGCAATGCCTCTGTCCTATTTCCATCTACCACTACTCCAACACAGTTTTAAAAAAAGGCCTTGAAACTCTCCCCAGGTGAGCTTAAATCTCTGTCTCCtcggctttgacatttccacgctgggaaaataATCCTGAATAATTTCAACACGAGAGAAACCCGGTGGTGTCTGTCGAGAGCGAAAAGGGTCCAGGCGGAGCGTCGGCGAGAATTAAGGTGAAACCGGCGGGGGCTGTCAAGAATGAAGGGGGATCCCGTGGCGAGCCGTCGAGAATGCAGGGGGAACTTGCGGGGAGCCGTGGAGATTGAAGGGAGATCTGGCGGGGAGCCGTGGTGAATGATGGGAGATCCGGGgggcagcatctgctgtctcgtgCGGCAGCAAGCCCGGTCCCGCGCTGCGAGCATTGCATTGGTGCTACTTCCTGCAGCCATGCAGAACTCTTGAACTTCATTAACGTCACCACCAaccttcatcctgcactcaaattcactgggGCCATCtccgacacccccccccccctttcttcaTCGCACCGTCTCTGTCACAGCACTTAAACTATCGACTGACGtcgattacaaacccactgacttccaCAACTATCTCGAGTACACTTCTTCCACTCGGCTTCGTGCAATGACTATcctctgctcccaattcctccgtctacgccgcatctgcgcccaggatgagacgttccataccagggcattcgAGATTTCCTCTTTCTTTACGGAACgggggttcctctcttccatcatagatgagcccctcacacgtgtctcctctgtatcccgcagctctgctcttgctcgccttctcccccagtcgcaacagagacagagtccccctaatcattacctttcaccccatcagccgtcgcatacaccaCATAATCATCTGACATTGACGCCACCTCCAACGCGATCTCACCACTcggcacatcttcccatctccacccctttccgccttccgcaagaCCTCTCtcgctgaactctcgtcggagaaagggaggagaacttcttcatggtagacataccttgagtagATTTCGCAGTGGATCGCATGAAATGTGtataaagatgctggtttaaaccaaagatagaaacaaaacgtTGGAGCCTGCATCTGCTGATCCTTCACacccattttgtctgctccactgcgaaatctaccttgaagaaattctcctcctctctccgacgaaagTTCCGCCTTATCTATCTCgatcccccctgacgtcagtctgaagaatggtctcgatccgaaacgtcacccattccttctcaccagagatgctgcctgtcccgctgagttactccagcattttgtgtctatctttggtttaaaactggttcaaaccagcatcgtaGTTCGaacacaacatttggcgtagtcggtagATTTCAGACAACAGGCACGATGGTAATAATGTTTAAATCAAAGAAAGTAGTGGAGCCTGAAACATCGGATCGCAGGGTGGTTGGATAATACTAAAGTCCTTTCACTAATGAAAAGTGGGGAGAAAGTTGATACCTGGCATGGGGATATCTCGCATGATAATCAGAAGTCAGGCAGCGGATCAGGGTCCCTACGTTTCCATACCGACAGactttccagcccccccccccctcccccctcccctccacacgtaTGCCCTGAATCCGGTGCATTGGAGGTGTCGGCTGCTGCTCGCGAGTTGGAATGGAATCTGTGGTAAAAGCGCGACGGACGGCAAGTGCCTCTCGGCCTCTGGACCAGGACGttatctgacccccccccccaatcccccccacGAGGGGGCGCcgaacgatggctgcctcgccaatggtcCGTGTTCgtttctttccttctttgtgtttttagtttgttgtaaaatgtatgtttcattttaactttagttttgcaTTATCTGGGGGTGGGtggtatctctttcctcgacggagacgcgacgttttccgtgtcgtatctccgtccgcactgcgccctaacatcgtggagttggcggcctcttgctgggacttCTAAAGCTCCAAAACCGTGGAGCCTGTGGACTTCCACATTGTGAGCtgccgatccctttgccaggggtcggcctttggtgctccaacctgcggcAGCTCGGAATTTAGCAACGTGtggctcgcggtccctggtgagCGACCGACGTCAGGAATTCCAAGCCGCAAgagttcgaccgccccgaagtgagACCTCGATCcccggctgcggatggttcgactcctccgacagcgggagaaaaggaggaaagaagataagactttattgccttccatcaacgCGAGGAATGTGGAGGTGCCGCTGTGGTGGAGGGTTATGACAAtgttttatgtaattgtgtgtcttgttgcattttggtatgactgtgttgCCAACTAAATTctcgaatgttgcaaaacatacttggctaataaattacggttatgattatgattattgtgATTATGATGGACTGTTGCTTGCATGTTACTTGACCCTCCCCTCGGGAGGTGGCCCAGTACTCGAGCCCGAGCCATCCCGCACCGCTATCGCTGAGTGGTACATCTCCCAAAATCGCACCACCATTCGGTCCGCCTGCCCGGATCTCATAATGCCCGATGGCACCGTGTGGAGAGGGTGCTATCGATATTCCACTCAGCCGCTATTTGAGAGATGGAAATCGGAACGTTCCCCCTTAAGCGCCTTTTCGGGAAGGTACCAGCCTGACTACAATCGCTCCCGACCATCGGGTTTGATTGCCCTAACGCGGATACCGGTAGGGGTCACCTGCCGTGTAAGGCAACAGAGGGGAGGTCGCAATATGGCCCATATGGTATACGGGAACGATACAGTCGAATTATGGCCTTATCTGGCACCCCGTGGAAGATTCAGTCGGACAACGGGTCCCACTTTGCGGGTATAAAATACAACCGTGAGCAGCTGATAGCGGGGTGCAGTGGACCATCCACATTTCATATTACCCGCAAGGTGGAGCAGATGAATGGTCTACTAAAAAAGCAGATGCGTACGCTAACTCCCTCCCCCGCGCTCGAGAGGTGGGCAGTAAATAACTTGAACCAACGACCTGTGGCAGGGGGGACTTGTGCCATCATTCTGCAATTATGTGCTTCCCTGCTGCTGCGTGagaactgccccgacgtggcattAAACCGGCGGATCGTATGTAATGGGGCAGCCTGATGGCCGAATGTTCCGCGATTAGGGGTGTAAAGTGAGGTGAAATTGTGTTTAAAACACCACTTTGCAGACTTGGGCTAATTGAAAGGGACCAGTAAATTATTCGGACACCTGCGAAGTCATTAAGATAAGCTTTGCTTCCACACATTTAATGGAACACATAACTCATGCCATTATGTTGCGGATAGTTAGTTTGACATAtaatcacctcacatttttcgagATAAAATTATTACACTCAGCTTTTgatgattattattttttatacTCAGTAACATGTGGTTAGATGGGCGCTAATGTACGCTGACGATTCCAAGGGGTGGGGAGTATTTTAAAGGCTAAACAGACCATGTCTGCTAAAATGGAATTGTCAGCCAAATTAGCCGCACAACATTCCAAACGGTTGGAAAACAGGTAGATATTCCCAAACAAGTAGAATATGTTTGAGTAGACGTTCCCAAACAAGTAGAATATGTTTGAGTAGACGTTCCCAAACAAGTAGAATATGTTTGAGTAGACGTTTCCAAACAAATAGAATATGTTTGAGTAGACATTTCCAAACAAGTATAATATGTTTGAGTAGAAGTTTCCAAACAAGTAAAATATGTTTGAGTAGACATTTCCAAACAAGTATAATATGTTTGAGTAGACATTTCCAAAAAAGTAGAATATGTTTGAGTAGACGTTTCCAAACAAGTACAATATGTTTGAGTAGACGTTCCCAAACAAGTAGAATATGTTTGACCAGATGTTCCCAAAGCAACGTCTGGGAATGTCTGGGTTTCCTGATCAAAACATTGCAATAGTTGGGCAGACCACTACCGCTAGTAGTGCAGAAATGTTGTGGTGGACGCGCTTATGATTGTCTCACGGGAGGGGGTTTGGCACAGGTCGGAATGGTGGAGAAACGTCACAAAAGTCCGAGTCGGGCGCGCTTCCAGGAAAAGAGACGACCCCAGCCTTGGACAGTGTTGCGAATGATGCCAAGTTATCAACAACAGGACACAATCCGGCGCCGTCCTCTGTTGTGTACTGGGGGGTTGCGAGAGAGCACGCGGATTCGTGGGTCCTGTGCCCTATTTGGTAGCGTAATAAAATACCTTGTTATTCAAACTCTTTTGTCTGAATCCcgtgatttatcgaacacaacaaTAGGAAATGATGAAATTGCAAATTGCACGTAGGAATATTGAAAAACAAGTTTAAAAGCAAGCTGTACAGTCCAAGCAGTTGGGATTTATTTCCAACATAGTATttgaagcaccaaggcacattattTCAATGAAATCTACCTTTCCATTAAATGCATGTAACATGGTGTGCAGATTATCAAAATTCAATGAAATTacattaaatatatccaatgaattcagctctgaattgaattgagttaATCAGACTGCAAATGCATTTCATTTGAAGGTCCAATACCTTTACAATTGTGCAACCCTGATCATCAGCCCCCGTTGCTTCCCTCCtttttcctgtccttttctgatatAGTCATGGAgacaaacaggccgttcggcccacattgccaatggcgaccaagatgccccatctgcactcatcccacctgcccgcgtttggcccatatccctctcatccttgcCAAATTTATTTGAAACCTCCTTATAGTACCTGCCAGCCATCTCTTCTAACTTTCttgcttcccacccccaccccttcaatcagtctaaaaaagggtctaacccgaaacatcaccaatcgaagatagacacaaaaagctggaataactcagcgggacaggcagcgtttctggagaaaaggaatgggtgacgtttcgagtcgagaccattcatccatgttctcccgaggtaCTACTTGACCCAGTTACAGTTACTACAGGTTCAGACCCAGGTGCAGTTACTACAACACGTTgggccttttttttgtaaaccagcgccagcagttcattgtttctacatcttcACACTGAAAACTGGCAGCCAAATTATTTTAATTCCCCGAGCATGCGCAGTGGACACTCGCGGTGCTGCAAGGGTTCAGCAGCTCGCGAAACGGAAGgtattttgaaccaggaagtgccgGGAGTTAAcatggcttcgaaagaccaggtcAAGAGTTTCACCGAGGAGGTTGTTTGTCCTATCTGCCAGGCGATCTTCActgatccggtgtcactggagtgtgggcataACTTCTgtcgctcctgtatcacacagagttgggacagggaagggagaaactcctgcccggaatgtggagaggagtttGTGGAGCGCACACTTGCGGTAAGTCGGGCCTTGGCAAGACTGTCAGAGAAATTTCGGACACTAAACCTGTATCGGAAGGAGAAGGAcgataaacttcactgcgaggaacatcgggAAGAActaaagctgttttgtgaaactgacaagaaactgatctgtgcgatttgtgcagctgggcgggaacacaagtctcacagcttcacgcTGATAGCAGAAGCTGCTGAATTCTACAAGGTAAAGGCAACCGGATTTTGTTCACATTAATGTTTAATTCCTCCTTTGTTGTCTAACAATTTAATTATttgattttcaaacacaatccCAGGATCAGGTTAAATCTTCCTTCGAATCTCTCACAAAAAAGaaatcagagatccagcaaatggagcagcaacagaaagagaagatttctggggttCTGGTGAGACTTTTCATTTTCGATTCCCTGATCTTGTGCAGATTAGATCACTGTGGTCCGTGTGATAATGGGGCAAATCGCCATAGCTCGGGATTCGAGGGCCCGAGGTCTCGAGGTCGCGCAGGGAAGTACTTTATTCTTTGGACCGTAGGAGGTGGAAGAGTAATTCAAAGTGAGATAATGAGGGGAAtataatagggtgaatgcacaaagtctttaccTGGAGCAGGAGAGTCAAGAACGAGCGGCACatgcttcaggtgagaggggaaccatTTAAGGGGAACTGGGAGGtagttttctttcacacagagggtgggggatATATGGAACagtatgccagaggaggtagttgagtccggTACGATAAGAACATATAtagaaaatatttggacaggttcgtGGATGGGGATAGtgtaggatatggaccaaattccGGCTGGTAAAACTAGCGTAGATGAGCaatatggtcggcatggataagatgGACCGAAGGACagatttccacgttgtatgactctattactatGTGACTGGAAGTAGCGCTATTGTGTCCTTGTCCTGATAACACGATTCGATCCTCATCTcggttgctgtctatgtggatcgctcgttctcccagtgatcgcgtCTGATTCCGTCCATATCCTACAGACACGCTTGTTGGATGGTGAATCGACGGCTACAAATTATCCCAGTGAATGTGGGTGGTGGACGAAAGGGTGGGAAATAATGGGCAGGTGAAACGGAATAGGCTGCAGGGAATTGGACTTGGGAGAATGGGAAGGAGGAATTAGAGATTATTTTCACAACATTTCAAAAACATGTGGAGAAGCGCTTGAATTGCCAAGGTAATGGAAAATACGGATTATATGCGGGTAAATGGGGTTAGTATAGATATGTACAGTGGCCAACATGGACATGGTCCGCCAAAGGGCTAATTTCACGGTCAATTGGCCAAATATCACCTCCCATGTCGTGAGGAAATACCATAAAATGACATTAAATAATTATCTTCAACTTTCATtttacaggaacagtcacacaaccttcagtccaaggtcacatcccagtttgctgaactgcaccagattctcactaaggaagagcagcgcgtactggcagatatccgggaagAAGCGGAGAAAATTCTGaatacaatggagaaaaatcttcaagagattcaagagaatataaattccattcaggaggaactcttaaAGCTACAGGAACACTTGGATCAAAACGACAGTGcgatatttctgaaggtgagcGGTTACAATACATTTTGGCGAAGTCAGAATACGCGCACAAAATGGTGGTGGACATTTCTGAAATACAAGTCGCATTTACCAGTtattcagaactgggtaaatgttccGTCTGCCCCTGCTCTGTGCTGCTGTTGCTCCCAAACCAAATGAACTCCCGCACAATCTTCGCGATCTCAGCACTGCCTGCAAATTCCTTGGGGAAACCGTCTCTGTGAACTTGTCACTGAGTTAGTGATTGTTTCATATTTTCCTCAAAAGAAGGAGAATCTCCACAAATCACAAGACCATGGGAAAAGTTAGCCGGATGGTGAACCTGAATGGAGAGGGACTTCGCTGGTGTTAAACCAACCCGGTGAAGGCAGCTTAATGGATAGGCAGCGAGGATACACTTAATCAGTCtcagggatttatccaccttaaggtCGCTCGCACACAATGGGACGTATTCTCTCCCaattcatccaccaacatttctgtcacctacaacgggaccccaccactggccatatcttcccatccactcccctctctgcgttccgcagagaccgttccctccgtaactccctgggtccactcgccccttcgcatccaaaccaccccatccccgggcacttacccctgcaaccgcacgagatgcaacacctgtccctttacatcccccctcaactccatccaaggacccaaacagtctttccaggtgagacaaaggttcacctgcacctcctccaacctcatctattgcaaccgctgctctagatgccaacttatttacatcggcgaaaccaagcgcaggctcggcgatcgcttcgctgaacacctacgttcggtccgcattaatcaaactgatctccgggtggccgagcacttcaactccccctcccattcccagtctgacctttctatcatgggcctcctccagtgccatagtgaggcacaccggaaattgggggaacagcacctcatatttcgcttgggcagtgtgcagcccagtggtatgaacatcgacttctccaactttagatagttcctctgtccctcccgtcccctccttcccagatctccctctatcttc contains:
- the LOC144603219 gene encoding zinc-binding protein A33-like, which encodes MASKDQVKSFTEEVVCPICQAIFTDPVSLECGHNFCRSCITQSWDREGRNSCPECGEEFVERTLAVSRALARLSEKFRTLNLYRKEKDDKLHCEEHREELKLFCETDKKLICAICAAGREHKSHSFTLIAEAAEFYKDQVKSSFESLTKKKSEIQQMEQQQKEKISGVLEQSHNLQSKVTSQFAELHQILTKEEQRVLADIREEAEKILNTMEKNLQEIQENINSIQEELLKLQEHLDQNDSAIFLKDEASRKRRFSDEAKLLLVVDGALPIDKFDRPVLFNTVFSETSDDFKHVSVAHDVETAHPLLEVSEDRKRVKWTGTLKNLPDTGKRFTAWPCVLGSEAFTSGRYYWEVEVAGSRWWSLGVAAEPVEREGEVDLTPETGVWRIKRDDDEFYALTTLPSRLPVRPIPGRVGVYLSYESGTVSFCDADTKSHIHAFTGNTFTEKLYPFFGPWDVNQWLRICSGSAPGV